Proteins encoded together in one Bos indicus isolate NIAB-ARS_2022 breed Sahiwal x Tharparkar chromosome 3, NIAB-ARS_B.indTharparkar_mat_pri_1.0, whole genome shotgun sequence window:
- the CDKN2C gene encoding cyclin-dependent kinase 4 inhibitor C: MAEPWGNELASAAARGDLEQLTSLLQNNVNVNAQNGFGRTALQVMKLGNPEIARRLLLRGANPDLKDRTGFAVIHDAARAGFLDTLQTLLEFQADVNIEDNEGNLPLHLAAKEGHLPVVEFLVKHTACKVGHRNHQGDTACDLARLYRRNEVVSLMEGNRAEGAANLQ, translated from the exons ATGGCCGAGCCTTGGGGGAACGAGTTGGCGTCCGCAGCTGCCAGGGGGGACCTAGAGCAACTTACTAGTTTGTTGCAAAATAATGTAAACGTCAATGCACAAAATGGATTTGGAAGGACTGCGCTGCAG gTTATGAAACTTGGAAATCCGGAGATTGCCAGGAGACTACTACTTAGAGGTGCTAATCCCGATTTGAAAGACCGAACTGGTTTCGCTGTCATTCACGATGCGGCCAGAGCAGGTTTCCTGGACACTTTACAGACTTTGCTGGAGTTTCAAGCTGATGTTAACATCGAGGATAATGAAGGGAACCTGCCTTTGCACTTGGCTGCCAAAGAAGGCCACCTCCCCGTGGTGGAGTTCCTTGTGAAGCACACGGCCTGCAAAGTGGGGCATCGGAACCATCAGGGGGACACCGCCTGCGACTTGGCCAGGCTCTACCGGAGAAACGAGGTCGTTAGCCTGATGGAGGGAAACCGGGCGGAGGGAGCTGCGAATCTGCAATGA